From Eubalaena glacialis isolate mEubGla1 chromosome 5, mEubGla1.1.hap2.+ XY, whole genome shotgun sequence, one genomic window encodes:
- the LOC133092605 gene encoding cytochrome P450 2U1 isoform X1 yields MACAGLPQAPAEDSPWPLRLLHAPPGLLRLDPTGGALLLLVLAALLGWSWLWRRPKRGIPPGPTPWPVVGNFGFVLLPPFLRRKSWPYRRARTGELNTSGLGAQLLLADLARVYGNIYSFFIGHYLVVVLNDFHSVREALVQQAEVFSDRPRMPLNYILTKGKGIVFAHYGPVWRQQRKFSHSTLRHFGLGKLSLEPKIIEEFKYVKEEMQKNGEVLFNPFPIVNNAVSNIICSLCFGQRFDYTNSEFKKMLNFMSRALEICLNTQLLLVNICSWLYYLPFGPFKELRQIEKDLTIFLKKIIKDHRESLDVENPQDFIDMYLLHVEEERKSNSNSSFDEDYLFYIIGDLFIAGTDTTTNSLLWCLLYMSLNPDIQEKVHEEIERVIGGDRAPSLTDKARMPYTEATIMEVQRLSVVVPLSIPHMTSEKTVLQGYTIPKGTIILPNLWSIHRDPAIWEKPNDFYPNRFLDDQGQLIKKETFIPFGIGKRVCMGEQLAKMELFLMFVSLMQSFTFALPKDSKPILTGKYGLTLAPHPFNIIISKR; encoded by the exons ATGGCCTGCGCCGGGCTGCCCCAGGCCCCCGCCGAGGACTCCCCCTGGCCTCTGCGCCTGCTGCACGCGCCGCCGGGGCTGCTGCGGCTGGACCCCACGGGCGGCGCGCTGCTGCTGCTCGTTCTCGCCGCGCTGCTGGGCTGGAGCTGGCTGTGGCGGCGCCCGAAGCGGGGCATCCCCCCCGGGCCCACGCCCTGGCCCGTGGTGGGCAACTTCGGCTTCGTGCTGCTGCCGCCTTTTCTCCGACGGAAGAGCTGGCCGTACCGGCGGGCAAGGACCGGAGAATTGAATACCTCGGGCCTGGGCGCGCAGTTGCTCCTGGCAGACCTGGCCCGTGTGTACGGCAACATCTACAGCTTCTTCATCGGCCACTACCTGGTGGTGGTCCTCAACGACTTCCACAGCGTGCGCGAGGCGCTGGTGCAGCAGGCCGAGGTCTTCAGCGACCGCCCGCGGATGCCGCTCAACTACATCCTGACcaaggggaagg GGATTGTATTCGCACATTATGGTCCAGTCTGGAGACAACAGAGGAAGTTCTCTCATTCAACTCTTCGTCATTTTGGCTTGGGAAAACTTAGCTTGGAGCCCAAGATTATTGAGGAGTTCAAATACgtgaaagaggaaatgcagaagaATGGAGAAGTCCTCTtcaatcctttccccattgtcaACAACGCTGTCTCTAACATAATTTGCTCTTTGTGCTTTGGCCAGCGCTTTGATTACACCAATAGTGAGTTTAAGAAAATGCTTAATTTTATGTCACGAGCATTAGAAATCTGTCTGAACACCCAGCTCCTCTTGGTCAACATATGCTCCTGGCTTTATTACCTTCCCTTTGGACCATTTAAGGAATTAAGACAGATTGAAAAGGATTTaactattttccttaaaaaaatcatcaaagaCCATCGAGAGTCTCTGGATGTAGAGAACCCTCAGGACTTCATAGACATGTATCTTCTCCatgtggaggaggagaggaaaagtaATAGCAATAGTAGTTTTGATGAAGAttacttattttatatcattGGCGATCTCTTCATTGCTGGCACTGATACCACAACTAACTCTTTGCTTTGGTGCCTCCTGTATATGTCACTGAACCCCGACATACAAG aaaAGGTTCATGAAGAAATTGAAAGGGTCATTGGTGGTGACCGTGCCCCTTCCCTCACTGACAAGGCCCGGATGCCCTACACAGAAGCCACCATCATGGAGGTTCAGAGGCTGAGCGTGGTGGTGCCACTCTCCATCCCTCACATGACCTCAGAGAAAACAG tgctCCAAGGGTATACCATTCCTAAAGGCACGATAATATTACCCAACTTGTGGTCAATACACAGAGACCCAGCCATTTGGGAGAAACCAAATGATTTCTACCCTAATCGATTTCTGGATGATCAAGGACAacttattaaaaaggaaacatttattcCTTTTGGGATAG GGAAGCGGGTATGTATGGGAGAGCAGCTGGCAAAGATGGAATTATTCCTGATGTTCGTGAGCCTAATGCAGAGTTTCACATTTGCTTTGCCTAAGGACTCGAAGCCGATCCTGACTGGGAAATATGGTCTAACTTTAGCCCCACATCCGTTTAATATAATCATTTCAAAGAGATAA
- the LOC133092605 gene encoding cytochrome P450 2U1 isoform X2 produces MACAGLPQAPAEDSPWPLRLLHAPPGLLRLDPTGGALLLLVLAALLGWSWLWRRPKRGIPPGPTPWPVVGNFGFVLLPPFLRRKSWPYRRARTGELNTSGLGAQLLLADLARVYGNIYSFFIGHYLVVVLNDFHSVREALVQQAEVFSDRPRMPLNYILTKGKEKVHEEIERVIGGDRAPSLTDKARMPYTEATIMEVQRLSVVVPLSIPHMTSEKTVLQGYTIPKGTIILPNLWSIHRDPAIWEKPNDFYPNRFLDDQGQLIKKETFIPFGIGKRVCMGEQLAKMELFLMFVSLMQSFTFALPKDSKPILTGKYGLTLAPHPFNIIISKR; encoded by the exons ATGGCCTGCGCCGGGCTGCCCCAGGCCCCCGCCGAGGACTCCCCCTGGCCTCTGCGCCTGCTGCACGCGCCGCCGGGGCTGCTGCGGCTGGACCCCACGGGCGGCGCGCTGCTGCTGCTCGTTCTCGCCGCGCTGCTGGGCTGGAGCTGGCTGTGGCGGCGCCCGAAGCGGGGCATCCCCCCCGGGCCCACGCCCTGGCCCGTGGTGGGCAACTTCGGCTTCGTGCTGCTGCCGCCTTTTCTCCGACGGAAGAGCTGGCCGTACCGGCGGGCAAGGACCGGAGAATTGAATACCTCGGGCCTGGGCGCGCAGTTGCTCCTGGCAGACCTGGCCCGTGTGTACGGCAACATCTACAGCTTCTTCATCGGCCACTACCTGGTGGTGGTCCTCAACGACTTCCACAGCGTGCGCGAGGCGCTGGTGCAGCAGGCCGAGGTCTTCAGCGACCGCCCGCGGATGCCGCTCAACTACATCCTGACcaaggggaagg aaaAGGTTCATGAAGAAATTGAAAGGGTCATTGGTGGTGACCGTGCCCCTTCCCTCACTGACAAGGCCCGGATGCCCTACACAGAAGCCACCATCATGGAGGTTCAGAGGCTGAGCGTGGTGGTGCCACTCTCCATCCCTCACATGACCTCAGAGAAAACAG tgctCCAAGGGTATACCATTCCTAAAGGCACGATAATATTACCCAACTTGTGGTCAATACACAGAGACCCAGCCATTTGGGAGAAACCAAATGATTTCTACCCTAATCGATTTCTGGATGATCAAGGACAacttattaaaaaggaaacatttattcCTTTTGGGATAG GGAAGCGGGTATGTATGGGAGAGCAGCTGGCAAAGATGGAATTATTCCTGATGTTCGTGAGCCTAATGCAGAGTTTCACATTTGCTTTGCCTAAGGACTCGAAGCCGATCCTGACTGGGAAATATGGTCTAACTTTAGCCCCACATCCGTTTAATATAATCATTTCAAAGAGATAA